Proteins from a single region of Penaeus monodon isolate SGIC_2016 chromosome 29, NSTDA_Pmon_1, whole genome shotgun sequence:
- the LOC119591989 gene encoding centrosomal protein of 19 kDa-like: MEARIEPQKLGIRAQPPALILIYRNSDGRERQRTMPIRFLNKYGTVEKVLKELKERHKEHLEKVPDLRMEKMLRILQESQKGRSIDEAVSNISKDYDLDPNQDLNKLNDEQLNRKKKIMDNTFQKNQLKPGDPGYEYDKQVDFDTAEKVEAGWDSSEEDFWS; this comes from the exons ATGGAGGCTAGAATAGAGCCCCAGAAACTTGGCATCCGTGCACAGCCTCCTGCACTCATCCTCATTTATCGTAATTCtgatgggagggagaggcagcGTACAATGCCAATCAGGTTTTTGAACAAATATGGGACTGTGGAGAAGGTTTTAAAGGAGCTGAAGGAAAGACATAAAGAACATTTGGAAAAG gtTCCAGATCTGAGAATGGAGAAGATGCTGAGGATTTTACAGGAATCCCAAAAGGGTCGAAGCATAGATGAGGCTGTGTCTAATATAAGTAAAGACTATGATCTGGATCCAAATCAGGACCTGAATAAGTTGAATGATGAACAGCTGAACAGAAAGAAGAAG ATAATGGACAACACTTTCCAGAAAAATCAGTTGAAGCCAGGTGATCCAGGCTATGAATATGACAAGCAGGTAGACTTTGACACTGCAGAGAAGGTAGAAGCTGGCTGGGATTCTTCTGAAGAGGACTTTTGGTCTTAA